The Akkermansia sp. N21116 genome includes a region encoding these proteins:
- a CDS encoding ABC transporter substrate-binding protein, translating into MTRVITSTILRTMAAACLVGTLVSCGDDGKQDDHVIRVGHFPNITHVQSLVARNMERHGKGWFEERVPGYKFEWFTYNAGPSAMEAIFARSIDMTYVGPSPAINAYAKSKGREVRIVSGAANGASALVARKDSGIHGAADMLGKTIATPQLGNTQDVACRAWLAGQGYKVILRGALAPDSLKKEKDFTTSSNGVDVNIIPTANPDQLALFQSGQLDAVWTVEPWITRLEREAGAVPVLEEKDAVTTVLVARTEWMKKHPELLRKVVRAHEELTDWIIQHPEEAQKMVVEELSALTKTQVSPELIQGAWKRLVLTNEISVPGLEKFIHDAQVADLLDEVPPVQGMVASPLAQ; encoded by the coding sequence ATGACCAGAGTAATTACATCAACGATATTGAGGACAATGGCCGCCGCATGCTTGGTGGGAACTCTCGTTTCTTGCGGGGACGATGGCAAACAGGATGATCATGTTATTCGCGTGGGGCATTTCCCCAACATAACTCATGTGCAGTCCCTGGTAGCGCGCAATATGGAGCGCCACGGCAAGGGATGGTTTGAGGAACGCGTACCGGGCTACAAATTCGAATGGTTCACCTACAATGCCGGTCCCAGTGCCATGGAAGCTATTTTTGCCCGCTCAATTGACATGACTTACGTCGGGCCAAGTCCCGCGATTAATGCTTACGCCAAGTCGAAGGGCAGGGAGGTTCGCATCGTTTCAGGTGCCGCCAACGGCGCTTCCGCTTTGGTGGCCCGCAAGGACAGCGGCATTCATGGGGCCGCAGACATGCTGGGGAAGACGATCGCGACTCCACAGCTTGGCAACACCCAGGATGTGGCCTGTAGGGCATGGCTGGCGGGGCAGGGGTACAAGGTGATTTTGCGCGGAGCCCTGGCTCCCGATTCCTTGAAAAAGGAAAAGGATTTTACAACTTCGTCCAATGGAGTAGACGTGAACATTATTCCGACGGCCAATCCCGATCAGCTCGCCTTGTTCCAATCCGGTCAGCTTGATGCTGTCTGGACGGTGGAACCGTGGATTACCCGGTTGGAACGTGAAGCCGGAGCCGTTCCCGTTCTCGAGGAGAAAGATGCTGTTACAACCGTATTGGTCGCCCGTACCGAATGGATGAAGAAACACCCGGAGTTGCTCCGCAAGGTTGTTCGCGCTCATGAGGAATTGACGGACTGGATTATCCAGCACCCGGAAGAGGCTCAAAAGATGGTCGTTGAAGAACTTTCGGCTCTGACAAAAACGCAGGTTTCACCCGAACTGATTCAGGGAGCATGGAAACGCCTGGTGCTGACCAACGAAATTTCAGTCCCGGGACTGGAAAAATTCATTCATGATGCACAGGTAGCCGATTTGCTGGACGAAGTCCCCCCCGTACAGGGTATGGTCGCCTCTCCTCTTGCTCAATAA
- a CDS encoding ABC transporter ATP-binding protein, giving the protein MDIALHPEVVPVEPAKLLIEHVSKRFSSDRGVVHALDDVSLKVGEGDFVCLVGPSGCGKSTLLNIIAGLEFPDSGTARMDGHVIESPARERMMMFQESALFPWLDVLGNVMFALKLKPNLNNKERLEVAKYYLHLVKLDKFMHANIHELSGGMKQRVALARALAPNPRVLLMDEPFAALDAMTREQLYGDIQTIWEKRRKTIIFVTHNVREAVCLGNRVVLFSPHPGRICEEFSIELPRPRDINSMELAGYSLTITRSLKGYTSGEVAD; this is encoded by the coding sequence ATGGACATTGCGTTACATCCGGAAGTCGTACCGGTGGAACCTGCCAAGTTGTTGATCGAACACGTCAGCAAGAGATTTTCCTCAGACCGTGGAGTTGTCCATGCCTTGGACGACGTATCCTTGAAAGTCGGGGAAGGGGATTTCGTTTGCCTGGTCGGTCCCAGCGGCTGCGGCAAGTCAACCTTATTGAATATCATTGCCGGTCTGGAATTCCCGGATTCCGGGACGGCACGCATGGATGGTCATGTCATTGAAAGTCCGGCTCGGGAACGCATGATGATGTTTCAGGAATCGGCGCTTTTTCCGTGGCTGGATGTTTTGGGCAACGTTATGTTTGCCCTGAAACTCAAGCCCAATCTGAATAACAAGGAACGCCTTGAGGTCGCGAAGTACTACCTCCATCTCGTGAAACTGGACAAATTCATGCATGCCAATATCCATGAATTGTCCGGTGGCATGAAGCAGCGTGTCGCCCTGGCCCGTGCCTTGGCGCCCAATCCGCGAGTCCTGTTGATGGACGAACCTTTCGCTGCTCTTGATGCGATGACTCGCGAACAGCTTTACGGAGATATTCAGACCATTTGGGAAAAGCGCCGCAAGACGATCATTTTCGTGACCCATAACGTGCGGGAAGCCGTTTGCCTCGGCAACAGAGTGGTATTGTTTTCTCCCCATCCCGGACGCATTTGCGAGGAATTCTCAATCGAACTTCCGCGCCCGCGAGACATTAACAGCATGGAACTGGCCGGATATTCATTGACGATTACCCGGTCTCTTAAAGGTTATACTTCCGGCGAGGTGGCCGATTGA
- a CDS encoding ABC transporter permease: MKHHIITILFFLCLIALWQVLASSGIWSDVLFPSPVSVGKYLYNSLLDGTLGGAILITMKRLVIGYAIGLVIGIPLGMLASRFWFVNDTVGVLALGLQALPSVCWVPLACLWFGQTESAMLFVVIMGTLWSVILSTDNGLRNVPPIYSRAARTMGSGPFHTLLYVTLPAAAPFVVSGMKQGWAFAWRSLMAAEIYVAILTGFGLGQLLHYGRELMSMDQVIAIMLTIVVIGLLADKILFSPIERFLHKRWGTGRISS; this comes from the coding sequence ATGAAACACCATATTATCACGATTCTTTTCTTCCTGTGCCTGATTGCTTTGTGGCAGGTACTGGCTTCGAGCGGCATTTGGTCGGATGTCTTGTTCCCATCCCCTGTGTCTGTCGGAAAGTATTTGTACAACTCGCTGCTGGACGGGACACTCGGAGGAGCGATACTGATTACCATGAAGCGTTTGGTCATCGGGTATGCCATCGGACTGGTGATCGGCATTCCCCTGGGGATGCTGGCTTCCAGGTTTTGGTTTGTAAATGATACGGTAGGAGTCCTGGCTCTCGGGCTTCAGGCTCTCCCAAGCGTTTGCTGGGTACCGCTGGCCTGTTTGTGGTTCGGACAGACGGAGTCGGCGATGCTTTTCGTTGTGATCATGGGTACGCTTTGGTCGGTAATCCTTTCCACGGACAATGGGTTGCGTAACGTTCCCCCTATTTATTCCCGTGCGGCCAGAACGATGGGATCCGGTCCGTTTCATACGTTGTTGTATGTAACTCTTCCGGCCGCAGCCCCCTTTGTCGTCAGTGGCATGAAACAGGGCTGGGCTTTTGCCTGGCGTTCCCTGATGGCGGCTGAAATTTACGTGGCGATCCTGACCGGATTCGGCCTTGGGCAACTCCTGCACTATGGTCGCGAACTGATGAGCATGGACCAGGTGATCGCCATTATGCTGACAATTGTTGTTATTGGATTGCTTGCGGATAAAATCCTGTTTTCTCCCATCGAACGTTTCCTTCACAAACGCTGGGGTACTGGCCGTATTTCTTCCTGA